In Vanacampus margaritifer isolate UIUO_Vmar chromosome 9, RoL_Vmar_1.0, whole genome shotgun sequence, the following proteins share a genomic window:
- the LOC144058048 gene encoding uncharacterized protein LOC144058048 — MRVFVLLALVALSGCNGNFFHADAPKPPMEVLTDAFWDYIAKASKTADDTLEMVMKSQFGAEVNAQLAQTADVASKYASALKEKLPVAARGLVAKISTEADVLRNVLSQDLSSVSEKFERYSDTVKLQIQEKVDQLKQELSAYADNMDSDRLKARLRRRSEEMIAGLQSSIGDVERNLGPFTQELMRRVDQHLTAFQDNISPITFRVQEEFYSGSREVRRVVAPYAEDLKEKLDLFASDLQEHLKAFVNSD, encoded by the exons ATGAGGGTCTTTGTTCTGCTCGCTTTGGTTGCGCTTTCTG GCtgcaatggcaatttttttcacGCCGACGCGCCCAAGCCTCCGATGGAGGTTCTGACGGACGCCTTCTGGGACTACATCGCCAAGGCCAGCAAGACCGCCGACGACACGCTGGAGATGGTGATGAAGTCGCAGTTTGGGGCTGAAGTCAA CGCTCAACTGGCCCAGACGGCCGACGTGGCCAGCAAGTACGCCAGCGCTCTGAAGGAGAAGCTTCCCGTAGCCGCCCGCGGGCTGGTGGCCAAGATCAGCACCGAGGCCGACGTCCTGAGGAATGTGCTAAGCCAGGACCTGAGCTCGGTCAGCGAGAAGTTTGAGCGATACTCGGACACCGTGAAGCTCCAGATCCAAGAGAAGGTGGATCAGCTGAAACAGGAGCTGAGCGCTTACGCCGACAACATGGATTCGGACCGGCTGAAAGCGAGGCTCCGGCGGCGCAGCGAGGAAATGATAGCCGGCCTGCAGAGCAGCATCGGCGACGTGGAACGCAACCTGGGCCCCTTCACGCAGGAGCTGATGAGGCGGGTTGACCAGCACCTGACGGCCTTCCAGGACAACATCAGCCCCATAACCTTCAGGGTGCAGGAAGAGTTTTACTCGGGAAGCCGAGAGGTGCGGCGCGTGGTGGCGCCCTACGCCGAAGACCTGAAGGAGAAGCTGGACCTTTTTGCTAGCGACCTCCAGGAACACCTCAAGGCCTTCGTCAACAGCGATTAA
- the apoa4b.2 gene encoding apolipoprotein A-IV b, tandem duplicate 2 has protein sequence MKVLAVLVLAVFTGCNANLFHADAPKPQLEVLTDAFWDYVAKATQTADDTIQMIQKSQLGQDFSARLTDGTDMANQYAVTLHEQLPPAAKELIAKVSAEADKLKERVTLEMSTVREKMEPYTNNVKVQIQERMELIQSELNQLLAMDSETLKTEIVRRSEVIKANLDQTVADLQAQLGPHTDDLMQKVDEHLKTFKESVTPMAEKLQTEMTQRAQQMRDLASPYIGELRDTLDPYAQDLQARLLALYESFVKTN, from the exons ATGAAGGTTCTCGCTGTCCTTGTTCTGGCCGTTTTCACTG GCTGCAATGCCAACCTCTTCCACGCTGATGCGCCCAAGCCCCAGCTGGAGGTGCTGACCGACGCCTTCTGGGACTACGTCGCCAAGGCCACTCAGACCGCTGATGACACCATCCAGATGATCCAGAAGTCTCAGTTGGGACAGGACTTCAG CGCCCGGCTGACCGATGGCACCGACATGGCCAACCAGTATGCCGTCACCCTGCACGAGCAGCTCCCCCCCGCGGCCAAGGAGCTGATTGCCAAGGTGAGCGCCGAGGCCGACAAGCTGAAGGAGCGCGTGACCCTGGAAATGTCCACCGTCCGTGAGAAGATGGAGCCCTACACCAACAACGTGAAGGTCCAGATCCAGGAAAGAATGGAGCTGATCCAGTCAGAGCTCAACCAACTTCTGGCCATGGATTCCGAGACCCTGAAGACGGAAATTGTGAGGAGGAGCGAGGTGATCAAAGCCAACCTGGACCAGACCGTGGCTGACCTTCAGGCTCAGCTGGGGCCCCACACTGACGACCTGATGCAGAAGGTGGATGAGCACCTGAAGACCTTCAAGGAGAGCGTGACCCCAATGGCCGAGAAGCTCCAGACCGAGATGACCCAGAGAGCCCAGCAGATGAGAGACCTGGCCTCCCCTTACATCGGAGAGCTGAGGGACACCCTGGACCCCTACGCCCAGGACCTCCAGGCTCGTCTGTTGGCCCTCTACGAGTCCTTTGTCAAAACCAACTAA